A stretch of DNA from Halobacillus litoralis:
GAATCAATTAGGGCTGTCTTACTTAATTCCAAGAACGAAAGGGGACTTGGAAAGAAGGAGAAAAATGATTCAACGGTGGGCCCTTCATTCCGGAGGAGTGATGGGGAGAAGCCCGGATTACATGAACACCGTGCTCGCTTCCTTTGCGGCATCAATTGATGTATTGGACGGCGAAGAGAACTGTCATCCGGAACGGCTTCTGCAATTTTATGAATATGCTCGCGAGAATGATTTGTCGTTTACTCATACGTTCGTTAACCCTCAAAGCAACCGCTCCAAGTTAGCTTTTCTAGAAGAGGATGTCACCAATGCTCGAATCATGGACCGGACCGACCAAGGTTTGATCATTAAAGGAGCTAAACTTCTGGCCACTCAAGGAGGCATAACGGATGAGATCATTGTCTTTTCCGCTCCTGGTGCACAGGAAAATGCTCATGCCTACTGCTTTTCAATACCGAGCAACACAAAAGGATTAAAGTTTATATGCAGGGAATCGTTCGCGAATCAAGGACCAACTTACGATTATCCTTTATCCTCACGTTTTGAAGAGATGGACACAATCGTCATTTTTGATGATGTTCTCGTTCCGTGGGAGCGCGTCTTCATCCACGATAATATCCGAGCAGCGACCCGTTTGTATGTCCAGGGGAAATTTGTTCCTTTTACGTTACACCAAATTGTTTCACGGCAAATCATAAAAACCGAATTTCTATTAGGAATCGCTCAGGGAATCGTGGATACCATTCAGATCGGTGAATATCAACATGTTCAAAGTAAAGTTGTGGAAATAGTCAAAGGGTTGGAAGTTATGAAGGCCCTTGCCATCAAGTCCGAGCAGGAAGCGTCCGTGGATGCTTCAGGGATTATGGTTCCTGCAAAACAACCGCTATATGTGGCGGTTAATCAATTTCAAGAATCCTATCCGAGATTTGCTGAGATTCTTCAGATTCTTGGTGCCAGCGGGATGATGTCCATTCCGCAAAAGGCAGATTTTGAAGGGGAAGTCGGAGAGAAACTAGACCATTTTTTGCAAGGGGTCGAAGTGAGTGGGAAAGATCGAGTCTCCCTTTTTCGGTTAGCCTGGGATTTGACGATGAGCAGTTTTGGTTCCAGACAAACGCTTTATGAACGCTTTTTCTTCGGGGATCCTGTACGGCTCTCGCAAACCATTTATCAACTTTATGATGAAAATCATGCGCTGGAAAGCATTCAACCGTTCTTATCAAAAAAAGCTGACAAGTAAATGTCAGCTTTTTAACGTTTAGCGTTCGCTTTTTTTGCTTTTTGTTCTAACTGAGAGCGAGGTTGCTGATCGGCGACATCTTCAGAAAGTCCCTGCGGGTTTACCGTATTGCCGGCATTTCTTTTAAATGCGTTGCTTTTCTTACTCATATGCACACCTCCTATCGCTTATTTTGGAATATTGATCGGTTTTTATCCATGTTTTTAATAGGCAAAAGCTTACAACGAATGGGTTGTTCAAACATGCAAAGGCTAAGCTTAAAGGAGGAATGAGGTATGAAACAAAAGCAAAATAAACGTAATCAAAATCAGGAATCCGGTTCTCAGGGCTTAGCCATTACACAGGAGCAGGTATCCGACACGCTCACGGAAGGTACGTACGATGCCAAGATTGATGAAGTAGATGAAAATGGTCAGTTGATCAGCCATAAAGGTGAGGATATCAAAAAAGGAAAGAAGCGTGACTGATCATGGCTCGAAGAAATAAACTGCTTGTTCCAGAAGCAAGGGCAGGGCTAGATCAAATGAAAGCTGAACTCCTCCAGTCATCCTCTCCTGATCAGACGAAATATGAAGTAGCGGAAGAACAAGGAATACCTTTAACAAAGGGTGACAATGGTAACCTGTCTACCCGGGATGCAGGTAAAATCGGAGGGCAGATTGGCGGACGGATGGTAAAAGAATTGATTCGAAGAGCTCAACAACAAATGGAACAAGATCAAAGGTAAGAGGCGCGGTTGCAGCGCCTCTTTTTATGACACTGTAAGCTATTCGGAAAAGCTTATTGCTTATTAGCTAACATGTCTTTTGGATGCATCATCCTTAACTGATCAAGTTCTTTTTTATGGTAAAGGAATTCGGATTTATTTTTACATACAAGGGCCTGATCAATCTGGTGTTGATGCACAAGTATGGCTAATTCAAGATCCATTTCTGTATAAAGTGAACGGTCTTCATATTTTTCATCAATAAAAGGGATCGACATATAAAAAGGGTCAGTATCATTTCTTCTAACAGCGATATACCAGCCTGCATTGTCTACATAAATGGGATCTTCCAGGATGTGGAGGTGATCGCCTTGGTTGAATTCGATGATTTCATGGCACGTGCATTCTTGGTTGCCTTTTTCGTATGTGAATGTTTGTAGAACGGTTAAGGTATTCTCCATAGCCATTCTCCTTTCAAGGTGGTAAAACAATAATAATTGATAATGATTATCAATGTCAAACGAAAATCCACTTCTTTTTCTGATAATTTTGGTATAATGATATAAATAAAATGGCTTTTTCATAGAGGAGAATCTTTATGGGGAATATCAAAGATTTGGTTGAAAAAGTACAGTTTGATGGGGATTGTGCCATCGTTGTACCACAGGAATTCCAATGGATCGGCCAAGGAAGAAGTGCCGTGGTGTACCGGTTGAAGGGGACAGATATAGCAGTAAAGGTTTTTTATCCAGGTTACGAGGATCTGGCCCATATTGAAGGGGAAGTTTATGAGAAGCTTAATAATCATGAGTTTTTTCCAGCTTTTTATGAAAAAGGAGAAGGTTACTTGACGATGCAGTACGTGGAAGGGATCACTTTTTATGACTGTCTCGTCAATGGGGTGGCTATTACAGAAGAGATGGTCCAACGTGTAGATGAGGCGCTTGAATTTGCCTGTCGATTAGGCTTCAACCCTTCTGACACTCATTTGAAAAACATCCTGCTTACTACTGATGGTGAAGTGAAAGTGATTGATGTCGTTCGTTTCACTCAGGAGTTTGATTGTCCGCATTGGCGTGATTTGAAAAAAGCCTATGAAACCTTTTACCAACGCCGCTATGTCCCGAAAAGATTCCCAAGATTTTTTATAGAGTTTATCATACGCTTGTATCGTAAAAGGTTGCTGCCGATTTAAACATTTCCGTTGTTTGATCATCCAAATTTCTGGGAAATCATGAACTAGAAAGGTGGAATGTGATCATGACACAGCATCGTTTAAGTGATGTAGAAGTCGGTAAAAACTACAAGGCCAAAGAGTTAGACAGTTTTGTATCCACAACTGATGTTCTTGTTCTTTCCAACAATGATTCACAACTTTTCACAGAACCTGAAAGGGAGTATAAAGTTATCGATGCATTTGGAGGTTTTTTTGAACATTCCTCTGAAGACGGAGAGAAATATTTTCGTGAAAAGAAAGCCTATGTCGTTGAAAAGGTATAGTAAAAAAGGCGTCCAGGAAGGGCGCCTTTTTATGTTGGATCAGTATCTTAGTTTCATGAGAATTCCCCTGATTTCCTCATCGGCGATGAGAATTTCCTCGTATTTCTTCGTGATTTCAGTCAATGCCACATCATGATAGAAGAATTCAGTAAAGAATTTCACTAATGGTTTGGATAAGGTATGTATCCCCTGAAATGCATCCCCCTCCACACCTGCAAATAAAATTTCCTCATGATCAATAATCATAAGCTTGTGCCTTTCGAGGGCTTCGTGCTTTTCGTCAGGAAGGAGGACATGGGTATGCAGTTTTTCTGAATCCAGCTCACCGACAGAAAGAAGCTCTACTCTTATACCTTCTTTCTTTTTTTCTTCCAAAAGGGGAAGTAGGGGAGCCAATTCATCACTCCATCCAGTAACGAGTATTTCCTCCGTTGCGGTCTGAATCCGCTCTTTTAATAAAGCGTTGATGGAAGCATCATTTTGGATCGTCCACACACGTTCATCAGAATCATGAAGCTTAAAAGTCGAATTTCGTATTTCGTCTATGTTGGATTGAAATTCAGTCGTCAGCTTCTCAATCGTCGTCTCCAGTGAAAGGGCGGTGTAAAGTTTTTTTCTTTCTTGAAAAGAAGTGAGAATCAACCCTTTTTCTACAAGACGCTGAAGGACTTCATAGATCTTCGATTTCGGGACTTGTGAATATTTGACGATGGATGTGGCATCCATCGGCTCTTCACTTGCTGTAAGGACTTCGAAAACTTGACTTTCATACTGAGTGAATCCGAATTTCTGTAACATCATGTACCTCGCTTTTTGTGAACAGATTTTAGATTAGATGTAGAATAACCTTATTCAATATAATGAAAGGATTGTGTAAGACTCGGTTTCGAGACTCTGTTGAGTGGTTTGTGCTGCAGGGAATGACTCTCCCGCAGGAAAGCGAGTAGCTTCCCAACGACCCTCACTCCCATTATGGGAAACGAAACCCGAAACACCTCGAAACAGAGACTTCCACAATCGGGAGCTTTAGTGGAATAGAAGTTTTTATCAATGCTGTAGATTTAGAATACATGGAGGAATGAAAAACGTAAACATTTCCTCTTGTTTTATCCTTCCCTAATGGTTACCATTGTAGTGGTAACCTAATAGAAAGGGTCATGCAATCATGAATAAAAAAGTTTATTTGTTAGCACTTGTTGCGTTTGTTGTCGGAACCGTTGAATTGATTATCGGTGGTATTTTAGACCTTGTTGCTGATGATCTAGGTATTACTCTTGGTCAAGCGGGTCTATTGATCACTATTTTTTCCTTAGTATTTGCGGTGGCATCACCGATATTACTAACGGCAACCGCTCGATTCGACCGAAAAAAATTGATGCTTGTCACGTTGGTTATTTTCTTTCTTGGAAACATGCTCGCCTATTTGAGTCCGAATTATTCTACAATCATGCTGGCGAGGGTATTAACAGCAGCGAGTGGATCATTGCTTGTGGTGCTGGCTGTGACGATTGCCTCTGCAATTGTTACTAAAGAGTACAGAGGTAGAGCGATTGGTACCATTTTTATGGGCATCAGTGGTTCTCTTGTTCTTGGAGTTCCTATCGGATTGACTATTGGGAACAGCTTTGGATGGAGAGCACCTTTTTTACTGATTAGTGTACTGACTCTGCTCTCTTTTGTGGCCGTTTGGATTTCGTTAGGGAAAATTGCTCCGAAACCCGTCATTTCTATTAAAGAGCAAATGAGAACGTTGAAAGATAAAAAGATTTTCTCTGCACAGCTGACCTCATTTTTGTTTTTAACAGGTCACCTTGCTCTATATGCTTATCTAACTCCATTTCTTAAGTCGGAAATGGGGATGAATGGGACTTGGGTGAGCATTGTTTACTTCATCTTCGGTGTCGCTGCCGTTATGGGTGGAGGAGTCGGAGGTTTCTTATCAGACAAATTTGGATCAGAGAGAAGCATTCTTGGTATTATCCTAGTCTTTGCGGTCGCTATTTTCACCATTCCACATGTCACGTTCTCTCTACCATTATTTTTAATGGTGATGGTGATTTGGAGTGCTTTAAGTTGGGCCGTAACACCTGCACAGCAAAATTATCTGATTTCCTCCGCACCTGAAACTTCAGATATTCAGCAAAGCCTGAACAACTCTGCGTTACATTTCGGCATTGCTTTTGGTTCTTCTATCGGTGGTATAGTCATCGAGCAGACTTCGGTTATTCATAATGCAACCGTTGGAGGATTTTTTGTGCTTATCGCACTGGCTACCGCCTATTTTTCCATTACTCGCGGAAGAGAAATGTATGAAAAAGAAGCTTTGCAGCAATAGCAGTAAAACCCACCGTACTCGGTGGGTTTTTTTATTCTCCTTTATATTCAATGGTAATCATGTCCCAGTATTCCAAGCGAGGGAGGGTGAAGGAGAGACGGCCGAGGTTTTTTTCAAATTCAACAGGAACCGGGATCCCTTTCTTCCAATCAGGGGAGGCCACCCAAACTTTCTCTACTTGTCGTGTTTCATCTATTTGAATAGAGAGATCATTTTTTACCTCTGGTTTCTTTTGTGTACCATTCGGGTCACGCCAGTTCATATGTTCAGCATCTGTAAAGTTAAGAAGGTGAACAACCTTTTTGTCCTTGGTCTTTTTGCTGAATGCATAAACCGATCCCTTTTTTGGTTGAGGAGAGATGTTTGTTGTATTTGAAACTATAACTAACTCATCGGGAGAAAGCTCATCTCCTCGTAAAAGGTTTTGATAGCCGACCATAAAATCATAGTAATGGACGAGACGTTCTTTCAAGTTCTTTGTCATCGTCAAGTGATCGTTTGGAAAGTACTCTTTGGACAGCATATGTTCTCCGAGTTCTATATGGGCGCCACCATGAGCAAAAATCAATGCGTCTGTAAGCAAAATGCCTGGAAGGTTAAACACGCCTTCTTGATCTGCAAGGTCATAGTTCATGTATGCAGCCAAGACGGTATTTTTATTCCAGTTTTGTTCGTTTTCAATCAAAATGTTCTTTAGTTGCTCGTAGGTAGTGATTGGATCCCATACTTCCGTGTACAGAAATGGAGCACCAGCATTGGAAATTTCCTCTTGGCCATATTGATTGACCGCATTCATAATGAAAGAATAATCGGGAAACCTTGACCTTACAGCCTCGAGAAAATGTTTGTAGCTTTGCTTCATGAATAAGGGGTCACCAGAATTCTTGTAAACATCTCCACGCTCTCCTAATTGATCGATATGCCAACCATCAAAGGAAAGAGCATCATACACGTTCTTTTGATTTGCAAAAATGTAGTTCTGCCAATCAGGGTTTCATGGGTCGGTTAAGAAGATATCGCTCTTCCAATGGTCAGGAAGGGCGTGGCGGTCTACTTCAGTCGTGCCCTTGTCTTTATAAACAAACCACTCCGGACGAACACCATCTTGCTCCGCTCCTGATAGAGTCCCGTATAAAAGATTGTAAGCCATCGCCTGCATGTTATATTGATGAGCTAAATCAATATACTGCTCGACTGTTTTAAATTCAACGGGCTCGTTGGCTATGTTAGCCCACCTTCCCAAAGGCTCGTCATTCTTGTAATGCAATGGCTGGTGATGCTCATCGTGCCAATCGTAAAATTGGAGAGCATTGATGTGAAAACGAGCTAAGGTATCAACAATTTCTCGTTGTTGTTCATATGCGGGATCGGAAAAGTTAGATAGAAACCCATATCTGGGAAAAGCCGTCCAAGAAGAAGAGACGTCGACTGCTATCGTTTTTCTCTCCATTTCTTTAGAATGTGAAAGGACTTCTACTAAATAGCCTTGATGATCGGTTTCGGGAGGTTTCCATTTCCACTCTAGGAGCGATTCTTCCGGTACGACTTTCATTTGATCGATCTTTTTTCCTTTGTAGTAATAGTTCACAAGGAAAGCAGTGGAAGAGTCATGGTTTAATTGAGCTTTGAAATGTACTTCGTCACCTGGTTGATACTTCGCTTGGTCTTTTGAAAGGTGTTCGATTTCCGCGCTTTTATCTCCAAGATCAAACGATAGAATGACGAAGAGTAGAACGTTCATTAGAAGTAATAATGTCATCAGTGTTTTAGTTTTCATTCATAGATCAACCTTATAACAAATGGCTAGCAGAACATCTGCTAGCCATGTTGATTTATTGTAGATTTGATGAAAATTTCTTCAGGATTTGTAATCATCTCATCATTAGGATAGGCTTGGATGCCTATCATTTTTTCATCCTTGCCTGCTTAATCTTTTTTACCATTGAAGAAAATCTTCACTTTATGCTTCTCATCTGCTGGAACATTCACATAAAGAGCTTCTTCTTCATTGTCATAGAAGAAGGACTCCTGAGTCGATTTTACTTCCTCTACAGAGCTGACTTCCTTGTACTTCGCTTTTGCAGCACGTACACGTGTAGGTGCTTCTTCTCCATTAAGCTTCAGTGTATAAGATTCTAAGTCAGTATCGTAGCCTGTAGCTTTTTCTTTTTTCTTGAATTCAATGTGTTTCCCTTTACGTTTCACTTTCAGGTCTGTCACATTGTACTCGCCATCCTTGTAATCTAATGTTGCCCCATCATCTTCATAGAAAGAGTAGGTTGCTTTCTCATCCAAGTAGGTGTCTAGAACAAGGTTTTTAAGTGGCTTTTCACCGGTATATTGCTGAACTTCACGTGTAGGGATCATGGAATCCTTTTTGACGTAAATGGGAAGGTGGTCCAGTTGTGCTTCTGTGGTGATGGTTTGACCTCCGTCAAATTCTTCACCCGTCCAATAGTCCATCCATGTTTCTCCTTCAGGCAAGTATACGTCACGTTCCGTTTGCCCCTGCTTAACGACAGGTGCAAGCATCATCTCTTTACCAAACATGAATTGATCACTTACGTCATAGGTGTTCTCGTCTTCTTGGAATTGGTAGACAAGCGGTTGCTGGACAGGTGTTCCATTTTCTGCCGCGTCGATGAATGCGTTGTATAAGTAAGGCATGAGTTGATAGCGCATTTCGATGTATTTTCTGCTGATGTCTTCCACTTCTTGACCGAAAGCCCAAGGTTCTTGAGCTTGTTTCTTTCCTTCTGCTTTCTTATCACTATCATAGTGTACACGAGAGAATGGCAGGAATGCCCCTACTTCCATCCAGCGTGCAAACATTTCGGCATCTGGTCGACCTGCGAACCCGCCGATGTCGTTTCCTACGAATGGAACACCAGAAAGTCCAACGTTCATGTTCATAGGTAGAGACATGGCTAAGTGATCCCATTCACTTACATTATCGCCTGTCCAAAGAGCGGCATAACGTTGAGAACCTGCGTACATATCACGTGTCAATACGAATGGACGCTCGTTCGGCTTGTACATTTCGAATGCATTGTATGTAGCTTCTGCTTCGTCATGTCCATAAAGGTTATGATATTCTTCGTGCGTTCTTTGGTTTTCGCCTTCGCCAAATGTTACATCCAACGGCATTGTGTGGTAAGGGCCATCGAAGACAGCTGGTTCGTTCATATCATTCCAAACCCCATCAATTCCTTTATCAAAGAGGTCATGCTTGCTTGCCCACCAGTCACGCACTTCTTCTTTAGAGAAGTCAGGGAACATAGAGTCCCCAGGCCAAACTTCTCCTACAAAGTTTGTTCCATCAGAATTTTTTGCCCAGTAGTCGTTGGCTGTACCTTCGTCGTACATGAAGTAACCAGGATCTTTTTTTAACGGCAGGATCGTTAATTGTGATTTTTTTGAAGTTCATGTCATCTAGTTTTTGGTGTAGAGCTTCGTCACCAAATTTATCGGACCATGTAAAGACACGGTATTCATCCATATAGTCAATATCGAAGTGCATCGTATCTACAGGGATCTCTTTTTCACGATATGTTTCAGCTACACGTTCGATATCTTCTGCTGAATATTCCCATTTGGATTGGTGCAAACCAAGTGTCCACTTGGCAGGCTTGTCCATTTTACCCGTCAATTCTGTGTAACGATCAAGAACATCTTCAATTTCAGGACCATACATGAAGTAGTAGTTTAATGTGCCGTCATCGGCGTAGAAGTAATAATAATCGTCGCTTTCACTCGCCATTTCGAAATAAGAACGGTTCGTGTTATCGAAGAACATTCCGTATGCTTTTTCATTTTTCAAACCGATGAAGAAAGGAATGGATGTGTATAAGTATTTCGTGTCTGTTTCATATGCATAGGCGTCCGTATTAAACATTCCAATGCTTTCACCACGCTGGTTCACTTCAAGTCCGGATTGTTCGCCAAATCCGTAAAACGCTTCATCTTCGGTCGTTTTCTTATATACGTATGGCTTTTCACCATCATACCCAGAACCGTTTTGCATGTAGTCTTCGTTGATTACATTCCCTTCCTTATCAAGGAATTTAACGCCAAAAGGTTCTTTCTTAATTTTGATGGTGATCTCATTAGTGGTGAGAGTAATATCGCCTTCTTCCTCAGAAATATCAAAAGAAGGGGTATCCCATTCTTTTTTGCTGATGGCTTCTGAGAAATACTCTTCTTCTCCCTCTTTTAAAATCGAAACTTTTGCCATGTCTTCAGAAAAAAGACGGATAAAAGCGGATTGATTAGAGGATAAATCGAGCTTCACTCCATTTTCAAGCTGTTCCACACCTTCGACTTGAAGTTGTTTTTTTACAGCTTCATGGTTCAGCTCTTGATCAGGATGGGGTTGTGTTACCGCTAGTACGTTCGG
This window harbors:
- the hpaB gene encoding 4-hydroxyphenylacetate 3-monooxygenase, oxygenase component; the encoded protein is MPVISGKEYIKRIDAMHAEVWVAGDKVTGNISEHPAFNGIVHSQAELYDLQCDHKHDMTFSSETTGNQLGLSYLIPRTKGDLERRRKMIQRWALHSGGVMGRSPDYMNTVLASFAASIDVLDGEENCHPERLLQFYEYARENDLSFTHTFVNPQSNRSKLAFLEEDVTNARIMDRTDQGLIIKGAKLLATQGGITDEIIVFSAPGAQENAHAYCFSIPSNTKGLKFICRESFANQGPTYDYPLSSRFEEMDTIVIFDDVLVPWERVFIHDNIRAATRLYVQGKFVPFTLHQIVSRQIIKTEFLLGIAQGIVDTIQIGEYQHVQSKVVEIVKGLEVMKALAIKSEQEASVDASGIMVPAKQPLYVAVNQFQESYPRFAEILQILGASGMMSIPQKADFEGEVGEKLDHFLQGVEVSGKDRVSLFRLAWDLTMSSFGSRQTLYERFFFGDPVRLSQTIYQLYDENHALESIQPFLSKKADK
- a CDS encoding YozQ family protein; its protein translation is MKQKQNKRNQNQESGSQGLAITQEQVSDTLTEGTYDAKIDEVDENGQLISHKGEDIKKGKKRD
- a CDS encoding alpha/beta-type small acid-soluble spore protein; protein product: MARRNKLLVPEARAGLDQMKAELLQSSSPDQTKYEVAEEQGIPLTKGDNGNLSTRDAGKIGGQIGGRMVKELIRRAQQQMEQDQR
- a CDS encoding serine/threonine protein kinase; protein product: MGNIKDLVEKVQFDGDCAIVVPQEFQWIGQGRSAVVYRLKGTDIAVKVFYPGYEDLAHIEGEVYEKLNNHEFFPAFYEKGEGYLTMQYVEGITFYDCLVNGVAITEEMVQRVDEALEFACRLGFNPSDTHLKNILLTTDGEVKVIDVVRFTQEFDCPHWRDLKKAYETFYQRRYVPKRFPRFFIEFIIRLYRKRLLPI
- a CDS encoding TrmB family transcriptional regulator; translation: MLQKFGFTQYESQVFEVLTASEEPMDATSIVKYSQVPKSKIYEVLQRLVEKGLILTSFQERKKLYTALSLETTIEKLTTEFQSNIDEIRNSTFKLHDSDERVWTIQNDASINALLKERIQTATEEILVTGWSDELAPLLPLLEEKKKEGIRVELLSVGELDSEKLHTHVLLPDEKHEALERHKLMIIDHEEILFAGVEGDAFQGIHTLSKPLVKFFTEFFYHDVALTEITKKYEEILIADEEIRGILMKLRY
- a CDS encoding MFS transporter, whose protein sequence is MNKKVYLLALVAFVVGTVELIIGGILDLVADDLGITLGQAGLLITIFSLVFAVASPILLTATARFDRKKLMLVTLVIFFLGNMLAYLSPNYSTIMLARVLTAASGSLLVVLAVTIASAIVTKEYRGRAIGTIFMGISGSLVLGVPIGLTIGNSFGWRAPFLLISVLTLLSFVAVWISLGKIAPKPVISIKEQMRTLKDKKIFSAQLTSFLFLTGHLALYAYLTPFLKSEMGMNGTWVSIVYFIFGVAAVMGGGVGGFLSDKFGSERSILGIILVFAVAIFTIPHVTFSLPLFLMVMVIWSALSWAVTPAQQNYLISSAPETSDIQQSLNNSALHFGIAFGSSIGGIVIEQTSVIHNATVGGFFVLIALATAYFSITRGREMYEKEALQQ
- a CDS encoding DUF5110 domain-containing protein codes for the protein MDEKATYSFYEDDGATLDYKDGEYNVTDLKVKRKGKHIEFKKKEKATGYDTDLESYTLKLNGEEAPTRVRAAKAKYKEVSSVEEVKSTQESFFYDNEEEALYVNVPADEKHKVKIFFNGKKD